In Halopelagius longus, a genomic segment contains:
- a CDS encoding ThuA domain-containing protein — protein sequence MTVRVTVWNENVHEREEPDVAERYPDGIHGAIAEIFEGDGYEVRTATLQEEEHGLTEDVVEWTDVLVWWSHCANDEVRDDVAERVVEAVHDGTGFVPLHSGKNSKPFKRLMGTTCRIKYRHGGETERVWVADPGHPIADGLGESFEIPSTEMYGEPFDIPEPDRTVFISWFEGGEVFRSGVCYRRGRGRIFAFRPGHEEYPIFYQDEVRRVVRNAVDWAAPNEGATVNWGEVEPAESAREQ from the coding sequence ATGACGGTTCGAGTCACCGTGTGGAACGAGAACGTCCACGAACGAGAGGAACCGGACGTCGCGGAACGCTACCCCGACGGAATCCACGGCGCGATAGCCGAGATTTTCGAGGGGGACGGCTACGAGGTGCGGACGGCGACCTTACAGGAGGAGGAACACGGCCTCACGGAGGACGTCGTGGAGTGGACGGACGTTCTCGTCTGGTGGTCCCACTGCGCGAACGACGAGGTGCGCGACGACGTGGCAGAACGGGTCGTGGAGGCCGTCCACGACGGCACGGGGTTCGTTCCGCTCCACTCCGGGAAGAACTCCAAGCCGTTCAAGCGACTGATGGGGACGACCTGCCGCATCAAGTACCGCCACGGCGGGGAGACCGAACGGGTGTGGGTCGCGGACCCCGGCCACCCCATCGCCGACGGACTCGGGGAGAGCTTCGAGATTCCCTCGACCGAGATGTACGGCGAACCGTTCGACATCCCCGAACCCGACCGGACGGTGTTCATCTCGTGGTTCGAGGGCGGCGAGGTGTTCCGCTCGGGCGTCTGTTACCGCCGCGGGCGCGGGCGCATCTTCGCGTTCCGCCCCGGCCACGAGGAGTATCCGATATTCTACCAGGACGAGGTCCGGCGGGTCGTTCGAAACGCCGTGGACTGGGCCGCCCCGAACGAGGGAGCCACGGTGAACTGGGGGGAGGTAGAGCCCGCAGAATCGGCTCGCGAGCAGTAG
- a CDS encoding LLM class flavin-dependent oxidoreductase: MKFGIFPVEGGDSWDGVVEQCRVAERVGFETCWVNDHQATEGDNYWPSPLTRLTSIATGTETLELVTSVLILPLYHPLHVAQRAAMLDNISDGRLTLGVGLGYVEKEFDAFDVPMDERAGRMIEGIQFIDEFLSSDEPISFECPFFEVEDWQPLPQTVQSPRPPLWIGGWGDKQISRSVKFSDAWVPGVVADLETVEDRKRLQREHVERSEQDWESMDHPLMREAVIAETEEEVMERKEYLHRTYIDEYGGEFSHPLMTADSVEEFEELADDRFIYGTPEQVIEQIESMRERFALNQLTLRFHHSGMPKELVEDQIRLFGEEVIPAFE, translated from the coding sequence ATGAAGTTCGGAATCTTTCCCGTCGAAGGCGGCGACAGTTGGGACGGCGTCGTCGAACAGTGTCGAGTGGCGGAACGGGTCGGCTTCGAGACCTGCTGGGTGAACGACCATCAGGCGACGGAGGGCGACAACTACTGGCCGTCCCCGCTGACGCGACTCACGAGCATCGCGACGGGGACGGAGACGTTGGAGTTGGTCACGTCCGTCCTCATCCTCCCGCTCTACCATCCGCTGCACGTGGCACAGCGAGCGGCGATGTTGGACAACATCTCCGACGGGCGGTTGACGCTCGGCGTCGGCCTCGGCTACGTCGAAAAGGAGTTCGACGCCTTCGACGTGCCGATGGACGAACGCGCCGGGCGGATGATAGAGGGCATCCAGTTCATCGACGAGTTCCTCTCGTCCGACGAGCCGATATCGTTCGAGTGTCCGTTCTTCGAGGTCGAAGACTGGCAACCGCTCCCGCAGACCGTCCAGTCGCCCCGGCCGCCGTTGTGGATCGGCGGGTGGGGTGACAAGCAGATTTCTCGGTCGGTGAAGTTCAGCGACGCGTGGGTACCGGGCGTCGTCGCGGACCTCGAAACCGTCGAGGACCGCAAGCGACTCCAACGGGAACACGTCGAACGCTCCGAGCAAGACTGGGAGTCGATGGATCATCCGCTGATGCGGGAAGCGGTCATCGCCGAGACGGAGGAAGAGGTGATGGAACGGAAGGAGTACCTCCACCGGACGTACATCGACGAGTACGGCGGCGAGTTCTCCCACCCGTTGATGACCGCCGACTCCGTCGAGGAGTTCGAGGAACTCGCCGACGACCGGTTCATCTACGGGACGCCCGAGCAGGTAATCGAGCAGATAGAGTCGATGCGGGAACGGTTCGCGCTGAACCAGTTGACGCTTCGGTTCCACCACTCCGGGATGCCGAAGGAACTCGTCGAAGACCAGATTCGACTGTTCGGAGAGGAGGTCATTCCGGCGTTCGAGTGA